Proteins found in one Neodiprion lecontei isolate iyNeoLeco1 chromosome 6, iyNeoLeco1.1, whole genome shotgun sequence genomic segment:
- the LOC107217061 gene encoding head-specific guanylate cyclase isoform X1, with product MACPFSRRHVPATGCGDQEERRPGDHNHRTRPTRQSSVQITSFVGDDVDDQENTQTLNLKHLRAAVLVLTNPSNEAIATALGTVVRKEKLPQSTSTALNKLLDNPDTDVNYSLLQDIYETLNCSCDTDVNTFLDELGQELIATACVGILERAFRCLGDDLSTFLTTLDGVNDVVQHQSGSENEAEFVCTDNRGALELHFTTEHPPVAYLLVGSLKGIARQFYNDKADVRVLPDAYNSKFFRYRITPERYEKTAGNEPDDEEEEEENEDEEEEDDRDVVSGGFEPLSKHASDLMVGVTSFCKAFPWHFVVDRRLELVQLGAGFMRIFGHLFNRLGMDISTYFVFSRPRGVTISFHEILKRANTPFVLTLRKPPGVEKFAAEGLELKGQMVHCPESDSILFVSSPFLNGLEGLTGRGLFISDIPLHDATRDVILVGEQARAQDGLRRRMDKLKSSIEEANRAVDAEREKNVSLLHLIFPPDIAKRLWLGEPIEAKTYADVTMLFSDIVGFTAICSTATPMMVINMLQNIYEKFDIYCGQLDVYKVETIGDAYCVACGLHRNTKTHAQQIAWMALKMIETCSRHLTHDGRPIKMRIGIHTGTVLAGVVGKKMPRYCLFGHNVTLANKFESTSEPLRINVSPTTYPCLTERAGFILEPRTKDNLPKEIPASLPGTCHFLNGYKHGDVEDDAPLDDHVNAALEELGICNGT from the exons ATGGCCTGTCCGTTCTCTCGGCGACACGTGCCGGCGACCGGTTGCGGCGATCAGGAGGAACGGCGACCCGGGGATCACAATCATCGAACAAGACCGACGAGACAATCGTCCGTGCAAATCACGTCCTTCGTCGGCGACGATGTCGACGACCAAGAAAACACGCAGACCCTGAACCTGAAGCACCTAAGAGCGGCGGTCCTCGTTCTTACCAATCCCTCG AACGAGGCTATCGCGACGGCTCTTGGCACGGTGGTGAGAAAGGAAAAGCTGCCGCAATCGACGTCGACCGCCTT gAACAAATTACTCGACAACCCCGATACCGATGTTAACTACAGCCTTCTTCAGGACATCTACGAAACCCTGAATTGCAGTTGCG ACACGGATGTAAATACCTTCCTGGACGAATTGGGCCAGGAATTAATAGCGACGGCGTGCGTCGGAATCCTGGAGCGAGCCTTTCGGTGCCTGGGTGATGATTTGTCCACCTTTCTAACGACCCTCGACGGGGTGAACGACGTCGTTCAGCATCAGTCGGGCTCGGAAAACGAGGCCGAGTTCGTCTGCACGGATAACCGAGGAGCCCTCGAGCTGCACTTCACCACCGAACACCCGCCGGTTGCTTACCTTTTGGTCGGCAGCCTGAAGGGTATCGCGAGGCAGTTCTACAACGACAAAGCCGACGTCCGCGTTCTACCCGACGCTTACAATTCCAAATTCTTCAG ATATCGAATAACACCGGAAAGATACGAAAAGACGGCGGGGAACGAGCCGgatgacgaagaagaagaggaggagaatgaggacgaggaggaggaggacgatcGAGACGTCGTATCGGGCGGCTTCGAACCTTTGTCAAAGCACGCGTCGGACCTGATGGTCGGCGTGACGAGTTTCTGCAAGGCTTTTCCCTGGCACTTCGTCGTCGACCGACGCCTCGAGCTTGTCCAGCTGGGCGCCGGTTTCATGCGGATATTCGGGCACCTCTTCAACAGGCTCGGAATGGACATATCGACCTACTTCGTCTTCAGCCGTCCGAGGGGCGTGACGATCAGCTTTCACGAGATCCTGAAGCGCGCCAACACGCCGTTCGTTCTGACGCTTCGGAAGCCGCCGGGGGTTGAAAAATTCGCGGCCGAG GGTCTGGAGCTGAAAGGTCAGATGGTGCACTGCCCGGAATCGGATTCCATCCTGTTCGTCAGCTCGCCGTTCCTGAACGGCCTCGAGGGCCTGACTGGCCGCGGCCTCTTCATCTCGGATATTCCGCTCCACGACGCTACCAGGGACGTGATTCTGGTCGGCGAGCAGGCCAGAGCGCAG GACGGCCTGAGACGACGCATggataaattgaaaagttcCATCGAGGAAGCGAACCGTGCCGTAGACGCCGAGAGGGAGAAGAACGTCAGTCTGCTCCACCTTATCTTCCCGCCAGACATAGCGAAGCGTCTTTGGCTGG GGGAGCCGATCGAAGCTAAGACCTACGCCGACGTCACGATGCTATTCAGCGACATCGTCGGCTTCACTGCCATTTGCTCAACCGCCACCCCGATGATGGTCATCAACATGCTTCAGAATATATACGAGAAATTCGACATATACTGCGGCCAGCTGGACGTCTACAAG GTCGAGACGATCGGTGACGCCTATTGCGTCGCCTGCGGACTCCACAGGAACACGAAAACGCACGCTCAGCAGATCGCCTGGATGGCCTTAAAGATGATCGAGACGTGCTCTCGGCACCTGACGCACGACGGCCGACCAATAAAG ATGAGAATCGGCATTCACACGGGGACGGTGCTCGCGGGTGTCGTTGGTAAAAAGATGCCACGCTACTGTCTTTTCGGGCACAACGTCACGCTGGCGAACAAATTCGAGTCAACCAGCGAGCCTCTGAGAATCAACGTCAGTCCGACGACCTATCC ATGCCTGACGGAGAGAGCCGGTTTCATCCTGGAACCAAGGACCAAAGACAATCTACCGAAAGAAATACCGGCCAGTTTACCGGGTACGTGTCACTTCTTGAACGGCTATAAACACGGGGATGTCGAGGATGACGCCCCCCTTGACGATCACGTGAACGCGGCCCTGGAAGAGTTGGGCATTTGCAACGGCACGTAG
- the LOC107217061 gene encoding head-specific guanylate cyclase isoform X3 has translation MACPFSRRHVPATGCGDQEERRPGDHNHRTRPTRQSSVQITSFVGDDVDDQENTQTLNLKHLRAAVLVLTNPSNEAIATALGTVVRKEKLPQSTSTALNKLLDNPDTDVNYSLLQDIYETLNCSCDTDVNTFLDELGQELIATACVGILERAFRCLGDDLSTFLTTLDGVNDVVQHQSGSENEAEFVCTDNRGALELHFTTEHPPVAYLLVGSLKGIARQFYNDKADVRVLPDAYNSKFFRYRITPERYEKTAGNEPDDEEEEEENEDEEEEDDRDVVSGGFEPLSKHASDLMVGVTSFCKAFPWHFVVDRRLELVQLGAGFMRIFGHLFNRLGMDISTYFVFSRPRGVTISFHEILKRANTPFVLTLRKPPGVEKFAAEGLELKGQMVHCPESDSILFVSSPFLNGLEGLTGRGLFISDIPLHDATRDVILVGEQARAQDGLRRRMDKLKSSIEEANRAVDAEREKNVSLLHLIFPPDIAKRLWLGEPIEAKTYADVTMLFSDIVGFTAICSTATPMMVINMLQNIYEKFDIYCGQLDVYKVETIGDAYCVACGLHRNTKTHAQQIAWMALKMIETCSRHLTHDGRPIK, from the exons ATGGCCTGTCCGTTCTCTCGGCGACACGTGCCGGCGACCGGTTGCGGCGATCAGGAGGAACGGCGACCCGGGGATCACAATCATCGAACAAGACCGACGAGACAATCGTCCGTGCAAATCACGTCCTTCGTCGGCGACGATGTCGACGACCAAGAAAACACGCAGACCCTGAACCTGAAGCACCTAAGAGCGGCGGTCCTCGTTCTTACCAATCCCTCG AACGAGGCTATCGCGACGGCTCTTGGCACGGTGGTGAGAAAGGAAAAGCTGCCGCAATCGACGTCGACCGCCTT gAACAAATTACTCGACAACCCCGATACCGATGTTAACTACAGCCTTCTTCAGGACATCTACGAAACCCTGAATTGCAGTTGCG ACACGGATGTAAATACCTTCCTGGACGAATTGGGCCAGGAATTAATAGCGACGGCGTGCGTCGGAATCCTGGAGCGAGCCTTTCGGTGCCTGGGTGATGATTTGTCCACCTTTCTAACGACCCTCGACGGGGTGAACGACGTCGTTCAGCATCAGTCGGGCTCGGAAAACGAGGCCGAGTTCGTCTGCACGGATAACCGAGGAGCCCTCGAGCTGCACTTCACCACCGAACACCCGCCGGTTGCTTACCTTTTGGTCGGCAGCCTGAAGGGTATCGCGAGGCAGTTCTACAACGACAAAGCCGACGTCCGCGTTCTACCCGACGCTTACAATTCCAAATTCTTCAG ATATCGAATAACACCGGAAAGATACGAAAAGACGGCGGGGAACGAGCCGgatgacgaagaagaagaggaggagaatgaggacgaggaggaggaggacgatcGAGACGTCGTATCGGGCGGCTTCGAACCTTTGTCAAAGCACGCGTCGGACCTGATGGTCGGCGTGACGAGTTTCTGCAAGGCTTTTCCCTGGCACTTCGTCGTCGACCGACGCCTCGAGCTTGTCCAGCTGGGCGCCGGTTTCATGCGGATATTCGGGCACCTCTTCAACAGGCTCGGAATGGACATATCGACCTACTTCGTCTTCAGCCGTCCGAGGGGCGTGACGATCAGCTTTCACGAGATCCTGAAGCGCGCCAACACGCCGTTCGTTCTGACGCTTCGGAAGCCGCCGGGGGTTGAAAAATTCGCGGCCGAG GGTCTGGAGCTGAAAGGTCAGATGGTGCACTGCCCGGAATCGGATTCCATCCTGTTCGTCAGCTCGCCGTTCCTGAACGGCCTCGAGGGCCTGACTGGCCGCGGCCTCTTCATCTCGGATATTCCGCTCCACGACGCTACCAGGGACGTGATTCTGGTCGGCGAGCAGGCCAGAGCGCAG GACGGCCTGAGACGACGCATggataaattgaaaagttcCATCGAGGAAGCGAACCGTGCCGTAGACGCCGAGAGGGAGAAGAACGTCAGTCTGCTCCACCTTATCTTCCCGCCAGACATAGCGAAGCGTCTTTGGCTGG GGGAGCCGATCGAAGCTAAGACCTACGCCGACGTCACGATGCTATTCAGCGACATCGTCGGCTTCACTGCCATTTGCTCAACCGCCACCCCGATGATGGTCATCAACATGCTTCAGAATATATACGAGAAATTCGACATATACTGCGGCCAGCTGGACGTCTACAAG GTCGAGACGATCGGTGACGCCTATTGCGTCGCCTGCGGACTCCACAGGAACACGAAAACGCACGCTCAGCAGATCGCCTGGATGGCCTTAAAGATGATCGAGACGTGCTCTCGGCACCTGACGCACGACGGCCGACCAATAAAG TAA
- the LOC107217061 gene encoding head-specific guanylate cyclase isoform X2, with product MACPFSRRHVPATGCGDQEERRPGDHNHRTRPTRQSSVQITSFVGDDVDDQENTQTLNLKHLRAAVLVLTNPSNEAIATALGTVVRKEKLPQSTSTALNKLLDNPDTDVNYSLLQDIYETLNCSCDTDVNTFLDELGQELIATACVGILERAFRCLGDDLSTFLTTLDGVNDVVQHQSGSENEAEFVCTDNRGALELHFTTEHPPVAYLLVGSLKGIARQFYNDKADVRVLPDAYNSKFFRYRITPERYEKTAGNEPDDEEEEEENEDEEEEDDRDVVSGGFEPLSKHASDLMVGVTSFCKAFPWHFVVDRRLELVQLGAGFMRIFGHLFNRLGMDISTYFVFSRPRGVTISFHEILKRANTPFVLTLRKPPGVEKFAAEGLELKGQMVHCPESDSILFVSSPFLNGLEGLTGRGLFISDIPLHDATRDVILVGEQARAQDGLRRRMDKLKSSIEEANRAVDAEREKNVSLLHLIFPPDIAKRLWLGEPIEAKTYADVTMLFSDIVGFTAICSTATPMMVINMLQNIYEKFDIYCGQLDVYKMRIGIHTGTVLAGVVGKKMPRYCLFGHNVTLANKFESTSEPLRINVSPTTYPCLTERAGFILEPRTKDNLPKEIPASLPGTCHFLNGYKHGDVEDDAPLDDHVNAALEELGICNGT from the exons ATGGCCTGTCCGTTCTCTCGGCGACACGTGCCGGCGACCGGTTGCGGCGATCAGGAGGAACGGCGACCCGGGGATCACAATCATCGAACAAGACCGACGAGACAATCGTCCGTGCAAATCACGTCCTTCGTCGGCGACGATGTCGACGACCAAGAAAACACGCAGACCCTGAACCTGAAGCACCTAAGAGCGGCGGTCCTCGTTCTTACCAATCCCTCG AACGAGGCTATCGCGACGGCTCTTGGCACGGTGGTGAGAAAGGAAAAGCTGCCGCAATCGACGTCGACCGCCTT gAACAAATTACTCGACAACCCCGATACCGATGTTAACTACAGCCTTCTTCAGGACATCTACGAAACCCTGAATTGCAGTTGCG ACACGGATGTAAATACCTTCCTGGACGAATTGGGCCAGGAATTAATAGCGACGGCGTGCGTCGGAATCCTGGAGCGAGCCTTTCGGTGCCTGGGTGATGATTTGTCCACCTTTCTAACGACCCTCGACGGGGTGAACGACGTCGTTCAGCATCAGTCGGGCTCGGAAAACGAGGCCGAGTTCGTCTGCACGGATAACCGAGGAGCCCTCGAGCTGCACTTCACCACCGAACACCCGCCGGTTGCTTACCTTTTGGTCGGCAGCCTGAAGGGTATCGCGAGGCAGTTCTACAACGACAAAGCCGACGTCCGCGTTCTACCCGACGCTTACAATTCCAAATTCTTCAG ATATCGAATAACACCGGAAAGATACGAAAAGACGGCGGGGAACGAGCCGgatgacgaagaagaagaggaggagaatgaggacgaggaggaggaggacgatcGAGACGTCGTATCGGGCGGCTTCGAACCTTTGTCAAAGCACGCGTCGGACCTGATGGTCGGCGTGACGAGTTTCTGCAAGGCTTTTCCCTGGCACTTCGTCGTCGACCGACGCCTCGAGCTTGTCCAGCTGGGCGCCGGTTTCATGCGGATATTCGGGCACCTCTTCAACAGGCTCGGAATGGACATATCGACCTACTTCGTCTTCAGCCGTCCGAGGGGCGTGACGATCAGCTTTCACGAGATCCTGAAGCGCGCCAACACGCCGTTCGTTCTGACGCTTCGGAAGCCGCCGGGGGTTGAAAAATTCGCGGCCGAG GGTCTGGAGCTGAAAGGTCAGATGGTGCACTGCCCGGAATCGGATTCCATCCTGTTCGTCAGCTCGCCGTTCCTGAACGGCCTCGAGGGCCTGACTGGCCGCGGCCTCTTCATCTCGGATATTCCGCTCCACGACGCTACCAGGGACGTGATTCTGGTCGGCGAGCAGGCCAGAGCGCAG GACGGCCTGAGACGACGCATggataaattgaaaagttcCATCGAGGAAGCGAACCGTGCCGTAGACGCCGAGAGGGAGAAGAACGTCAGTCTGCTCCACCTTATCTTCCCGCCAGACATAGCGAAGCGTCTTTGGCTGG GGGAGCCGATCGAAGCTAAGACCTACGCCGACGTCACGATGCTATTCAGCGACATCGTCGGCTTCACTGCCATTTGCTCAACCGCCACCCCGATGATGGTCATCAACATGCTTCAGAATATATACGAGAAATTCGACATATACTGCGGCCAGCTGGACGTCTACAAG ATGAGAATCGGCATTCACACGGGGACGGTGCTCGCGGGTGTCGTTGGTAAAAAGATGCCACGCTACTGTCTTTTCGGGCACAACGTCACGCTGGCGAACAAATTCGAGTCAACCAGCGAGCCTCTGAGAATCAACGTCAGTCCGACGACCTATCC ATGCCTGACGGAGAGAGCCGGTTTCATCCTGGAACCAAGGACCAAAGACAATCTACCGAAAGAAATACCGGCCAGTTTACCGGGTACGTGTCACTTCTTGAACGGCTATAAACACGGGGATGTCGAGGATGACGCCCCCCTTGACGATCACGTGAACGCGGCCCTGGAAGAGTTGGGCATTTGCAACGGCACGTAG